One segment of Mycoplasmopsis glycophila DNA contains the following:
- the eno gene encoding phosphopyruvate hydratase: MSAIKKIHAREVLDSRGNPTVQVEVYTEAGAFGSAMVPSGASTGSREALELRDKGTKYENNWFGGKGVMTAVDHVNNDIAPHLEGLEVTEQRKIDLLMIKLDGTPNKEKFGANAILGVSLAVARAAANELDLPLYKYLGGFNGHQLPVPMLNVINGGEHASNTVDFQEFMIMPVGAKTFREALQMANFVFHNLAKLLKKAGHGVQVGDEGGFAPNFKSHEEALDFLVEAIKVSGYVPAREGEKAVAIAMDCASSELYDGKVYTFGKLKQAIEEKRPGFENLTDVKLSYTSEEMGEYLKGLVNKYPIISIEDGFAEGDWAGFERFTAEMGDKLQIVGDDLTVTNTAILKRAIEEKAMNSILIKVNQIGSLTETFDAIQMAQKANMTAVVSHRSGETEDTTIADIAVAMNAGQIKTGSMSRTDRIAKYNRLLAIEEELGESAEYQGIKSFYNIVK, encoded by the coding sequence ATGTCAGCAATTAAAAAAATTCACGCACGTGAGGTTTTAGACTCACGTGGTAACCCAACTGTTCAAGTTGAAGTTTACACAGAAGCAGGTGCTTTTGGTTCAGCTATGGTTCCATCAGGTGCTTCAACAGGTTCACGTGAAGCTTTAGAACTTAGAGATAAAGGTACAAAATACGAAAACAATTGATTTGGTGGAAAAGGAGTTATGACAGCTGTTGACCACGTTAACAATGATATCGCTCCTCATTTAGAAGGATTAGAAGTTACAGAACAACGTAAAATTGACTTATTAATGATCAAATTAGATGGAACACCAAACAAAGAAAAATTTGGTGCTAATGCTATTTTAGGAGTTTCATTAGCTGTTGCTCGTGCTGCTGCTAACGAATTAGACTTACCACTTTACAAATATTTAGGTGGATTCAACGGACACCAATTACCAGTTCCAATGTTAAACGTTATTAATGGTGGAGAACACGCTTCAAACACAGTAGACTTCCAAGAGTTTATGATTATGCCGGTTGGAGCTAAAACATTTAGAGAAGCTTTACAAATGGCTAACTTTGTATTCCACAACTTAGCTAAATTACTTAAAAAAGCAGGACACGGTGTTCAAGTTGGTGATGAAGGTGGATTTGCTCCAAACTTCAAATCACACGAAGAAGCTTTAGATTTCTTAGTTGAAGCTATTAAAGTTTCAGGATACGTTCCAGCTAGAGAAGGTGAAAAAGCAGTTGCTATTGCTATGGACTGTGCTTCAAGTGAATTATATGACGGAAAAGTTTATACATTTGGTAAACTTAAACAAGCTATTGAAGAAAAACGTCCAGGATTCGAAAACCTTACAGATGTTAAATTATCATATACATCAGAAGAAATGGGTGAATACCTTAAAGGTCTTGTAAACAAATATCCAATTATTTCTATCGAAGATGGTTTTGCTGAAGGTGATTGAGCAGGATTTGAAAGATTTACAGCTGAAATGGGTGATAAATTACAAATCGTTGGTGACGACTTAACAGTTACAAACACAGCTATCCTTAAAAGAGCTATCGAAGAAAAAGCAATGAACTCAATCTTAATTAAAGTTAACCAAATTGGTTCATTAACAGAAACATTTGATGCTATTCAAATGGCTCAAAAAGCTAACATGACTGCAGTTGTTTCACACCGTTCAGGAGAAACAGAAGATACAACAATCGCTGATATTGCTGTAGCTATGAACGCTGGTCAAATTAAAACAGGTTCAATGTCACGTACAGACCGTATTGCTAAATACAACCGTTTATTAGCAATTGAAGAAGAACTTGGAGAATCAGCTGAATACCAAGGAATTAAATCATTCTACAATATTGTAAAATAA
- the tmk gene encoding dTMP kinase, with amino-acid sequence MFISFEGLDGSGKTTIITKLVNKIEKEYPRLKYILTREPGGKNVPEAEKLREIILHPETNISDISEALLYSASRRMHLEKVIWPALENNILVLCDRYVDSFYAYQGFARNLGLDYVRKMTELVIDGTMPDITIFFNISPEKSKERREKNRLIVDRLEKEQNVFHEKVYHGYLELVREEPQRFITVDASLTANEVFEIVWTELNKHPKFQEYIQKYA; translated from the coding sequence ATGTTTATATCTTTTGAGGGATTAGATGGTTCTGGAAAAACAACCATCATTACAAAACTTGTTAACAAAATAGAAAAAGAATATCCTCGACTTAAGTATATTCTCACAAGAGAACCGGGTGGTAAAAATGTTCCTGAAGCAGAAAAATTAAGAGAAATTATTTTACACCCAGAAACAAATATTTCAGATATATCAGAAGCACTTCTTTATTCAGCAAGTAGAAGAATGCACCTTGAAAAAGTCATTTGACCAGCTCTTGAAAATAATATTTTAGTGCTTTGTGATCGTTATGTCGATAGTTTTTACGCATATCAAGGGTTTGCACGTAATTTAGGGCTTGATTATGTTCGTAAAATGACCGAACTTGTAATTGACGGGACAATGCCAGACATCACAATCTTTTTTAACATTTCTCCTGAAAAATCAAAAGAACGCAGAGAAAAAAATCGTTTAATTGTTGATCGCCTCGAAAAAGAACAAAATGTTTTTCACGAAAAAGTCTATCATGGTTATTTAGAACTAGTAAGAGAAGAGCCGCAAAGATTTATTACAGTTGACGCTTCTTTAACTGCTAATGAAGTTTTTGAAATTGTGTGAACAGAACTTAATAAGCACCCTAAATTCCAAGAATATATCCAAAAATATGCTTAA
- a CDS encoding YbaB/EbfC family nucleoid-associated protein gives MNPEMIKRLKRMQDEMEKKQKEIEAKEFVVEKQGIKVIMLGNFLVKQIIVDEALVDPEDKDILEDLIVIAINEGIDLIKEEQAKAMPQMPSGFGF, from the coding sequence ATGAACCCAGAAATGATTAAAAGATTAAAAAGAATGCAAGACGAAATGGAGAAAAAGCAAAAAGAAATCGAAGCTAAAGAGTTTGTTGTCGAAAAACAAGGTATTAAAGTTATCATGTTAGGTAACTTTTTGGTAAAACAAATTATTGTTGATGAAGCTTTAGTAGACCCAGAAGATAAAGATATTTTAGAAGACCTTATTGTAATTGCAATCAATGAAGGTATTGATTTAATCAAAGAAGAACAAGCTAAAGCAATGCCACAAATGCCATCAGGTTTCGGATTTTAA
- a CDS encoding energy-coupling factor transporter ATPase — protein MQIKVKNITHTFSPKSPWEFTALKDVSAEFKDGEYVGIIGSTGSGKTTFIEHLNGLLRPTIGEIEWIFFDTNPKTKEKELVSEVYNSKKNKIKKVRPIRKRIGIAFQFAEYQLFKATIKEDIAFGPIAYGMSKEEAYKKAEEALELVGLKSEYLERSPFELSGGQKRRVALAGLLAMDPDFLIVDEPTSGLDPQGVVEILDILTDLNKKGKTIINVSHDLDKILERSHRVLLFKKGELILDGSPYQVLNDVKLLKDNNLQPPKILEFVHELRERGLPIGEIHSMEELVDEINRIRKERGK, from the coding sequence ATGCAAATAAAAGTAAAAAATATTACTCATACCTTTAGTCCTAAATCTCCGTGAGAATTTACGGCTTTAAAAGATGTTTCGGCAGAATTTAAAGATGGTGAATATGTTGGAATAATTGGATCAACAGGAAGCGGTAAAACAACATTTATTGAACACTTAAATGGTCTTTTAAGACCTACTATCGGGGAAATAGAATGAATCTTTTTTGATACAAACCCAAAAACTAAAGAAAAAGAACTTGTTAGTGAAGTTTACAATTCTAAAAAAAATAAGATTAAAAAAGTACGTCCAATTAGAAAAAGAATTGGTATCGCCTTTCAATTTGCTGAATATCAGTTATTTAAAGCAACAATTAAAGAAGATATTGCTTTTGGCCCAATTGCTTATGGAATGAGCAAAGAAGAAGCTTACAAAAAAGCTGAAGAAGCTCTTGAGCTTGTTGGCTTAAAAAGCGAATATCTTGAACGTAGTCCTTTTGAACTTTCGGGTGGTCAAAAAAGAAGAGTTGCTCTAGCTGGACTTTTAGCGATGGATCCTGATTTTCTAATTGTTGATGAACCTACCTCCGGATTAGATCCACAAGGTGTAGTTGAAATTTTAGATATACTCACAGACCTTAATAAGAAAGGTAAAACAATTATTAATGTTTCACATGACCTTGATAAAATTCTTGAAAGAAGTCATCGAGTTCTCTTATTTAAAAAAGGTGAATTAATACTTGATGGTAGTCCTTATCAAGTTTTAAATGATGTAAAGTTACTTAAAGACAATAATCTACAACCCCCAAAAATTTTAGAATTTGTACATGAACTACGTGAACGTGGCTTACCAATTGGTGAAATTCACTCAATGGAAGAATTAGTTGATGAAATTAATCGAATTAGAAAAGAGAGGGGTAAATAA
- a CDS encoding energy-coupling factor transporter ATPase produces the protein MIKVDNISFKYNPNSPKYALKNVSFEIKKGEYVAILGHNGSGKSTLSKILVALLKPQEGSLSIDNILYTKKTLKEVRNKIGIIFQNPDNQFIGSSVEDDIAFGLENKLFDRETMKERVYEFAKRVDMLDYLEREPQSLSGGQKQRVAIASVLALNPDVIIFDEITSMLDPKGKTEVIKIIEEIKASKNKTLISITHNMDEAILADRCLVFAGGELVAQGSPKEILKNKEVIEVAKIDSPFIYKLSSMIDGIDPTYNKEELIEEICK, from the coding sequence ATGATTAAAGTAGATAATATTTCTTTTAAATATAACCCAAATTCTCCAAAATACGCATTGAAAAATGTGTCTTTTGAAATCAAAAAAGGGGAATATGTTGCGATACTAGGGCACAATGGTAGTGGGAAAAGTACGCTATCAAAAATTCTTGTCGCATTGCTCAAACCGCAAGAAGGCTCACTTTCAATTGATAATATTCTTTATACCAAAAAAACTCTCAAAGAAGTCCGTAACAAAATCGGAATTATTTTTCAAAACCCTGATAACCAGTTTATTGGTTCAAGTGTTGAAGATGACATTGCTTTTGGTTTAGAAAATAAACTTTTCGATCGTGAAACTATGAAGGAAAGAGTTTATGAATTTGCTAAAAGAGTTGATATGCTTGATTATTTGGAAAGAGAACCTCAATCACTTTCTGGTGGTCAAAAACAAAGAGTTGCGATCGCGAGTGTTTTAGCTTTAAACCCTGATGTAATTATCTTTGATGAAATTACCTCTATGTTAGATCCGAAAGGTAAAACTGAAGTAATTAAAATTATCGAAGAAATTAAAGCATCAAAAAATAAAACATTAATTTCGATTACACATAACATGGATGAAGCAATTCTTGCTGATCGTTGCCTTGTGTTTGCGGGCGGAGAACTTGTGGCTCAAGGTTCACCTAAAGAAATATTAAAAAACAAAGAAGTTATTGAAGTTGCTAAAATAGATTCACCTTTTATTTACAAATTGAGTTCAATGATTGACGGAATTGATCCAACATACAACAAAGAGGAGTTAATTGAAGAGATATGCAAATAA
- the rsmI gene encoding 16S rRNA (cytidine(1402)-2'-O)-methyltransferase, translating to MSKLYVVGTPIGNLEDITLRALRILKEVDYIACEDTRVTHKLLLHFEISNKKLLTYNNYTEKNSTKGILNLIESGHSVALVSDAGMPVVSDPGFEVIKQAKQNNIEVEIIPGVNAAIVAFVGSNFDNTFTFCGFMKDKSGQRINYLQTLSIGTYIFYVSPHKLEKTLLDLETVFGESCEICLAKELTKIHENWFFGKPREVLEQVIAQNAMKGEFTLVLNIPKQKSKKISKYAKGGINENS from the coding sequence ATGAGTAAGTTATATGTTGTTGGAACGCCAATCGGAAATTTAGAGGACATTACCCTTCGTGCTCTTCGAATTCTTAAAGAAGTAGATTATATTGCTTGTGAAGATACTCGAGTTACTCATAAATTACTTTTACACTTTGAAATAAGCAACAAAAAATTACTTACATATAATAATTACACTGAAAAAAATTCAACTAAAGGTATTTTAAACCTAATTGAAAGTGGACATTCAGTTGCTTTGGTTTCAGATGCTGGAATGCCGGTTGTAAGTGATCCAGGATTTGAAGTTATTAAGCAAGCAAAACAAAATAATATTGAAGTGGAAATTATTCCAGGTGTGAATGCTGCTATCGTTGCTTTTGTGGGTTCTAACTTTGATAACACTTTTACTTTTTGTGGATTTATGAAAGACAAAAGTGGCCAGAGAATTAACTACCTACAAACATTATCCATTGGTACTTACATCTTTTACGTTTCGCCACACAAGCTTGAAAAAACTTTACTTGATCTAGAAACTGTTTTTGGTGAGTCCTGCGAAATTTGCTTGGCAAAAGAGCTCACTAAAATACATGAAAATTGATTTTTTGGTAAACCTAGAGAGGTTTTAGAGCAAGTTATTGCACAAAATGCTATGAAGGGCGAATTTACTTTGGTTTTAAATATTCCTAAACAAAAAAGTAAGAAAATTTCAAAATATGCCAAAGGAGGTATAAATGAGAATTCTTAA
- a CDS encoding toprim domain-containing protein, whose protein sequence is MFKSDLIENFIDQAKKIPGISKKQAEKIVLWILNSDTQKVFDISNLMKKIKENIKFCPLCGNAVEDIENCAICHDPQRDNILLVVENVGIIEKIERAKFYYGKYFVFKQLIKTENDLSKIQNEIDRLVSYSTNFNEIILGISPTLEGEITNNILRKKIREKQLEVSQLAIGLPLGSSLDYIDDITLKLSLIHRSK, encoded by the coding sequence ATGTTTAAATCTGATCTTATCGAAAATTTTATTGATCAAGCCAAAAAAATACCTGGAATTAGTAAAAAACAAGCAGAAAAAATAGTGCTTTGAATTCTAAATTCAGACACACAAAAAGTTTTTGATATTTCGAACTTAATGAAGAAAATCAAAGAGAACATTAAGTTCTGCCCTTTATGTGGTAATGCAGTCGAAGATATCGAAAATTGTGCTATTTGTCACGACCCACAACGTGACAATATTTTATTAGTTGTCGAAAATGTTGGAATTATTGAAAAAATCGAACGAGCAAAATTTTATTATGGAAAGTATTTTGTGTTTAAACAACTAATTAAAACAGAAAATGATTTAAGTAAAATACAAAACGAAATTGATCGTTTAGTAAGTTATTCTACCAATTTTAATGAAATTATTTTAGGAATTTCTCCTACTTTAGAAGGAGAAATTACTAACAACATTTTAAGAAAAAAAATACGCGAAAAGCAACTTGAAGTTAGTCAATTAGCAATAGGGCTACCACTAGGTTCTTCGTTAGATTACATTGATGATATTACACTTAAGTTATCATTAATTCACAGAAGTAAATAA
- the lysS gene encoding lysine--tRNA ligase gives MHNKFTEQEQVRRNKLDFYKEKGVEAFAKADNLKALSYSDEIESKYAPFSKEELAEKAESVAVTGRVMTKRGPFIVLQDYHGRIQIYFNKKENVELTEIVDSFDLGDIIYVVGQVMKTNTGEVSVKATEIKLLTKALKPLPDKFHGLSDVEEKYRRRYVDLITNEESKKVFWTRTKIISEIRSYFDNLEYMEVETPFLHDYLSGASARPFKTHHNALDQEFVLRIATEIPLKKLLVGGIDRVYEIGRIFRNEGIDTTHNPEFTSIEFYEAYTNLEGMMNRTEELIKRIAHKLNKTTVINKGVEIDLTKPFNRIDMVEAVSEATGHNFREISFEEAVEVAKKHGVKIQKFHQLGHIINELFEELIEKTLIQPTFVYGHPIEISPLTAKGDDPRFTERAELFINTKEYANMYTELSDPIDQLERFEAQLEEKNNGNDEASDIDWDFIDAIEYGMPPAGGCGIGIDRLTMLMAEKDSIRDVLLFPTMKKKQ, from the coding sequence ATGCATAATAAATTTACCGAACAAGAACAAGTAAGAAGAAATAAACTTGATTTTTATAAAGAAAAAGGAGTTGAAGCTTTTGCAAAAGCAGATAACTTAAAAGCACTTTCATATTCAGATGAGATTGAATCTAAATATGCTCCTTTTTCAAAAGAGGAATTAGCAGAAAAAGCTGAAAGTGTTGCTGTTACTGGTCGTGTTATGACCAAAAGAGGACCTTTTATTGTTTTACAAGACTATCACGGTAGAATTCAAATTTACTTTAACAAAAAAGAAAATGTTGAACTTACAGAAATCGTTGATTCATTTGACCTTGGTGACATCATTTATGTAGTTGGTCAAGTAATGAAGACTAATACTGGAGAAGTTAGTGTTAAAGCAACTGAAATTAAATTATTAACTAAAGCTTTAAAACCACTTCCTGATAAATTCCATGGACTTAGTGATGTTGAAGAGAAATATAGAAGAAGATATGTTGATTTAATCACAAACGAGGAATCTAAAAAAGTTTTCTGAACTAGAACTAAAATCATCAGCGAAATTAGAAGTTACTTTGATAATTTAGAATATATGGAAGTTGAAACTCCATTTTTACATGACTATTTATCAGGTGCTAGTGCACGTCCATTTAAAACTCACCACAACGCTTTAGATCAAGAATTCGTGTTAAGAATAGCAACAGAAATTCCGCTTAAAAAATTATTGGTGGGTGGAATTGACAGAGTTTATGAGATTGGAAGAATTTTTAGAAACGAAGGAATTGACACTACACACAACCCTGAATTTACCTCAATTGAGTTTTATGAAGCATATACTAATTTAGAAGGTATGATGAACCGTACTGAAGAGCTTATTAAAAGAATTGCTCACAAACTTAACAAAACCACAGTTATTAACAAAGGTGTTGAAATTGATTTAACTAAACCATTTAACAGAATTGACATGGTTGAAGCCGTTAGTGAGGCAACAGGACATAACTTTAGAGAAATTTCTTTCGAAGAAGCTGTTGAAGTGGCTAAAAAACATGGTGTAAAAATTCAAAAATTCCACCAATTAGGCCACATCATTAACGAACTTTTTGAAGAATTAATTGAAAAAACATTAATTCAACCTACTTTTGTTTATGGACACCCAATTGAAATTTCACCACTTACAGCTAAAGGTGATGACCCTAGATTTACAGAAAGAGCAGAACTTTTCATCAATACAAAAGAATATGCAAACATGTATACAGAGCTTAGTGATCCAATTGATCAATTAGAGAGATTTGAAGCTCAATTAGAAGAAAAAAACAACGGTAATGATGAAGCTAGTGACATCGACTGAGATTTTATCGATGCAATTGAATACGGAATGCCACCAGCAGGTGGATGTGGAATTGGAATCGACCGTTTAACTATGCTTATGGCAGAAAAAGATTCAATTAGAGATGTTTTATTATTCCCTACAATGAAAAAAAAACAATAA
- the dnaX gene encoding DNA polymerase III subunit gamma/tau: MSYKTLYRKYRPVNFNDVVGQEHIVQTLKNIIETRKISHAYLFSGPKGTGKTSLAKIFSNVVNCMHSEEITEICKNCLQNINDSIDIIEMDAASNNGVDEIRDLKEKIEQSPLRSRYKIYIIDEAHMLTKNAFNALLKTLEEPPKHVIFILATTDPHKIPVTILSRVQRFNFKRITEPEIVKHLELILRKEGIEYESKALKNIATLSSGGMRDALSITDQISVFGSGKVTEELIQEHYGILSLNEIIVFLNELVKCNADYVLNKIVDFNNKGIDLNQFLLNLIKANKEWIIAYKTNDPKLIEYITIDKLKEIEYPSFEIAFLLSGCFFEIMVEISRSDYPFDILEIGMMKIINRIIERNNVVIQPIKQEQKVQVATQVVKAEEKQNIESVKVPEKEVEQTPQNQKESSLNTLVTNIAPEQKASDLPMYKANLEKEVSNKIELEVPVAKNEEYIFNSNPEEYKQMTKEILIHDSTDTEEAMLEKKKPVDITVDEIMLDMNEGISSPIEEEYSLEYVAKLLTNNFKEEKNRQKSVVRIQEIQRKIKMLKNSDEEQVQEVLRFLKGTEIIDVGQTYIIIIANDEKVHSLNMNKYNQSLQGFFKNIFGKYLNIIAITTEEKDILKNYFIKWKSNNFADFKEVDEPKELKVLKSDVDPETQTAYDIFGSQIKLVKE; encoded by the coding sequence ATGAGCTACAAAACACTTTATAGAAAATACCGCCCAGTGAATTTTAATGATGTTGTTGGACAAGAACACATTGTTCAAACTTTAAAAAATATTATTGAAACCAGAAAAATTTCGCATGCATATTTATTTAGTGGTCCAAAAGGGACAGGAAAAACCTCTTTAGCCAAAATTTTCTCAAATGTAGTTAATTGTATGCATTCAGAGGAAATTACTGAAATTTGTAAAAATTGCTTACAAAATATCAATGATTCTATCGATATTATCGAAATGGATGCGGCATCAAATAATGGTGTGGACGAAATTAGAGATTTAAAAGAAAAAATCGAGCAATCACCACTACGTTCAAGATATAAAATTTACATTATTGATGAAGCTCATATGCTTACTAAAAATGCTTTTAATGCTCTTTTAAAAACTTTAGAAGAACCTCCGAAGCACGTGATTTTCATTCTAGCAACGACAGATCCACATAAAATTCCGGTCACAATTTTATCTAGAGTACAGAGATTTAATTTTAAAAGAATTACTGAACCGGAAATTGTAAAACATTTAGAACTTATTTTAAGAAAAGAAGGGATAGAGTACGAAAGCAAGGCTCTTAAAAATATTGCTACCCTATCTTCGGGCGGAATGAGAGACGCTCTTTCGATAACTGATCAAATTAGTGTTTTTGGAAGTGGAAAAGTAACTGAAGAATTAATTCAAGAGCACTACGGAATACTCAGTTTAAATGAAATTATTGTTTTTCTCAATGAACTTGTAAAGTGTAATGCTGATTATGTTTTAAATAAAATTGTCGACTTCAATAACAAAGGAATTGATCTTAATCAATTTTTATTAAATTTAATTAAAGCCAACAAAGAATGAATAATTGCTTATAAAACTAATGATCCAAAACTCATAGAATATATCACAATTGACAAGCTTAAAGAAATCGAATACCCTTCATTTGAGATTGCGTTTTTACTTTCTGGTTGTTTTTTTGAAATTATGGTCGAAATTAGTAGAAGTGACTACCCATTTGATATTTTAGAAATCGGTATGATGAAAATTATTAATCGAATAATCGAAAGAAATAATGTAGTCATCCAACCTATAAAACAAGAACAAAAAGTACAAGTAGCTACTCAAGTGGTGAAAGCGGAAGAAAAGCAAAACATTGAAAGTGTAAAAGTTCCAGAAAAAGAAGTTGAGCAAACTCCACAAAATCAAAAAGAATCAAGTTTAAATACATTAGTCACTAATATTGCTCCTGAACAAAAAGCGAGTGATTTACCTATGTATAAGGCTAATTTAGAAAAAGAAGTATCAAATAAAATTGAACTTGAAGTTCCTGTGGCCAAAAATGAAGAATATATTTTTAATAGCAATCCAGAAGAATATAAGCAAATGACAAAGGAAATTCTAATTCATGATAGCACAGATACCGAAGAGGCTATGCTTGAAAAGAAAAAGCCAGTTGATATCACTGTTGATGAAATTATGCTCGATATGAATGAAGGTATCTCAAGCCCAATTGAAGAAGAATATTCTTTAGAATATGTTGCAAAACTTTTAACAAACAATTTTAAGGAAGAAAAAAATCGACAAAAATCAGTTGTAAGAATCCAAGAAATTCAAAGAAAAATTAAAATGCTTAAAAACTCAGATGAAGAGCAAGTGCAAGAGGTTTTAAGATTTCTCAAAGGAACTGAAATTATTGACGTAGGTCAAACATACATCATTATTATTGCTAACGATGAAAAAGTGCACTCTTTAAATATGAATAAATATAACCAATCTTTACAAGGTTTCTTTAAGAATATTTTTGGTAAATACTTAAACATCATAGCGATTACAACTGAAGAAAAAGACATTTTGAAAAATTATTTCATAAAATGAAAATCAAATAATTTTGCAGATTTTAAAGAGGTTGATGAGCCTAAAGAACTCAAAGTGTTAAAAAGCGATGTAGATCCAGAAACCCAAACGGCATATGATATCTTTGGATCTCAAATCAAATTAGTTAAAGAATAA
- a CDS encoding energy-coupling factor transporter transmembrane component T family protein yields the protein MNSIFGRYIPGNQFIYKIDPRLKLLITLVYIILVFFVSSFFDILILLVPLILIHIFVTKRPRNTFRMMKLPLVITIVIFLINIYTLDLKAVVEYNYFPTHFVPFFASKGTIIEQTANQAKINQLVHIYKKLNLSYPEIANLSSETAGFKNYVGISWLSANRSLALFFRIYTMILVMSILTNTTRPILLTKSIEDVLYPFKLIKLPVHIVAMIISIALRFIPTLLDESSRIMKAQSSRGVDFKNGKLKDKIVAFTTLIIPLFVSSFAKAEDLSNSMETRGYDPYQSRTKYRLLKFQWFDFVVVLVILLLITYMVVSIYFWRHYEWTAKLLDLSNSAKTILLYFKIV from the coding sequence ATGAATAGCATTTTCGGTAGATATATCCCTGGTAATCAATTTATTTACAAAATTGACCCTCGTCTTAAGTTATTAATCACTTTAGTTTATATTATTTTAGTTTTCTTTGTCTCTTCTTTTTTTGATATTTTAATTCTCCTAGTTCCTTTAATTTTAATTCACATTTTCGTAACAAAAAGACCTCGAAATACCTTTAGAATGATGAAATTACCTTTAGTTATTACTATTGTTATTTTCTTAATTAACATTTATACTTTGGATTTAAAGGCAGTTGTGGAGTACAATTACTTTCCGACACATTTTGTGCCTTTTTTTGCCTCTAAAGGTACAATTATTGAACAAACTGCAAATCAAGCCAAAATAAATCAGTTAGTGCATATTTACAAAAAACTTAATCTTAGTTACCCCGAAATAGCTAATTTATCAAGTGAAACAGCTGGATTTAAAAATTATGTGGGGATCTCATGACTTTCAGCAAATCGTTCATTAGCTTTATTTTTTAGAATTTACACAATGATTTTGGTTATGTCAATTCTTACAAATACAACTCGTCCAATTTTACTTACTAAATCAATCGAAGATGTTTTATATCCATTTAAGCTTATTAAATTGCCTGTCCACATCGTAGCGATGATTATTTCGATAGCACTTCGTTTTATCCCTACATTATTAGATGAATCAAGCAGAATTATGAAGGCACAATCATCAAGAGGGGTGGATTTTAAAAATGGAAAATTGAAGGATAAAATTGTTGCTTTTACAACTTTAATTATTCCTTTATTCGTTTCTAGTTTTGCTAAAGCTGAGGATTTATCGAACTCTATGGAAACAAGAGGATACGACCCTTATCAATCGAGAACAAAGTATAGATTGCTTAAGTTTCAATGATTTGATTTTGTTGTTGTTTTAGTAATTTTACTTTTAATCACTTACATGGTTGTTTCAATTTATTTCTGAAGACACTATGAGTGAACAGCAAAGCTATTAGATCTATCTAACTCTGCTAAAACAATTCTTTTATACTTTAAAATAGTTTAA